Part of the Trichoderma asperellum chromosome 1, complete sequence genome is shown below.
TGATCTCAAAGACGCGGCTGTTGCCCTTTGCCTCGAGCAGCAGCGTGACCAGCACGGCCCAGTGGGAGTGCGTGtggatgcagcagccggcGCCGCGGCGGGTGAAGGCCGCGAGGAAGAGGGGCGTGCACTGCGAGGGCTTGTAGACGGGAGGGGAGCGCAGGTAGGTGCGCTGCTTGAGGGAGGGTTCCTGGTCTTTGAGGGAGAGGACGTAGATGTCGGCCGGTTTCATGAGTTCCTTCTGGACGCCCGAGGGGGCGAGGTAGACGAGATTGCTGTTTCGGGGGGGGGGACTGTGTTAGtttgggttttttttttgtacaAAGCGTGAGACAGTATGTGTGAGTGTATAGTGTGGACGTCTTATACATGGTTATGTGAGTCTTATATGTCATTTCTTCTCACTTGAGATGGCACGAAGCGAAGCTCATccgcatcgtcatcgtcatgcTTGTCACCGGGCAAATGAATATGGGGGATAAAACCTCATCAAGGGGAAGGGCGAGGGGAGGGGGCATCTACCCATCTCTAATTGAACATCCTCCTCCCGTACCAGTAACCCATCCCAACGTCCAAAACTTGGCGCACAACGAAGGGATGAGGTTGGCAGGGTGCTCAGGGTCCGTCGAGGTGATGAGCTGGTCCGGGTTGTCAACAACAGTAGTCTCAGCCATTGCGAAACgggtggttttttttttttttttatgtcaAAAGAGAAATAGATATGCAGCGATTCGTAATGATAATAATTGCTTAAATGAATtatttgtctctctctctcgaaaaaaaaaaaaatacaacaaTTCgagcctctcttctctgtgCTGTCGTTATCGTGTTAGAGAGCTTGTTGCCCCTCTCAATTTAGTGCaccttaatttttttttctcccttgcTTGCCCCTCCATGCGCGAAAATGACGAGCTTAGCTGTGATAGGTAGGCagggaagcaaaaaaaacGTGGGCTGCTTGCTGGGAGGCGCGCAAGGGCCACCTTTTCATAACAAAATGATCTCGA
Proteins encoded:
- the MDE1 gene encoding Methylthioribulose-1-phosphate dehydratase, which translates into the protein MAETTVVDNPDQLITSTDPEHPANLIPSLCAKFWTLGWVTGTGGGCSIRDGNLVYLAPSGVQKELMKPADIYVLSLKDQEPSLKQRTYLRSPPVYKPSQCTPLFLAAFTRRGAGCCIHTHSHWAVLVTLLLEAKGNSRVFEINNIEQIKGFGKGFGKAGNLGYHDTLRIPVIENTPHEEDLTEYLEAAMEQYPDTYAVLVRRHGVYVWGDNVHKAKTQCESLDYLFQLAVEMHQLGLPWISDIAQIAPQRS